In Lolium rigidum isolate FL_2022 chromosome 3, APGP_CSIRO_Lrig_0.1, whole genome shotgun sequence, the genomic window tggaacaccaagcaagtctctcaacagcgcggagacttgaacctccattagctagtcctccccttcgATCTTCATGAAATTCTGTTTTGGAAGATTAGTTACATGTTAAATATGCATATCGAATGCTTGTTGCGGAAGGCATGTGATTATTTGCTTTTTCGAACGTAGCTACGTCGAAGCATCCGGCGAAAGGACAAGGACCGACTGGCTAAGCAAGTTGGTTTTGCTCGGTTACCGAGGGCTTTGTGACCTTTCCGCCCTCTCTTTATCATGTCTCAGTCCAGTACTCCAGTGGTGATCCATCTACTTTGATTTCCTGCGATCTCcactcccaaaaaaaaaaaaacagagcagCCTGAGACCAAACCACAAGGCAAAGCCGATCGCCATGGCCTCTCTCATCGCCAACATCTCGGCCGTCGTTACGGGCGCGGTGCAAGCGGCCGTGGCCTCCACCGTGGAGATGCTCCCCACGGACGCGACAAGGGACGCCGTGCGTGAAACGGCCAAGGCGTCGGTCGCCTGGCTCGTCGCAGCGAGAGACGGGGCCGTCGAAAATTTCCCGCCCGCCGCGGAGGCGGCAAGGAGAGCGGCGGGTTCCGCCGTTGAAACCGCGGAGCCATGGGTGGATATGACGTACAAGCGCCTGCTTGGCCTCTACGGGCGGCTGGCCACGGCACCGGCCACGGGAGGAAGAGCGGACCAGCACGTGGTGCTGGTCggtctcctcctcgtcgtcttcaCCGTCTGGGCTCTCAGCTGCCGCACCATGAAGGGCCCCGGGCTCGGCGGGGTGCGCATGCCCCGGGCGATGTTCGAGGCCAGCCCGAAGACGTACTATGCTGCCGTCCGTACAGGGCGTAGGGCGCAGCGGGACGCGTCCGGCGCCGGATGGACGTTGCTCGTGGCGGCGGCCGTTGCTTGCGGGGCCTACCTAGCAGCCAAGACGCTCTACTGACGGAGATCCATGCTGCCTTGCCTCTACCGATGGGGTACATAGTGGTCAGGGGTTGATCGGTGCTTCCGCGATGGATGAATCTCGTTCCGTGTCGTCAGCAGCGGCACACCAGCTCGGAAGATTGGCGCTGTCCGTCATTTAGTTTATCCAGTTTTCTTCCAATATTGTCGTTTCCTTCTGAACCCTTAATTTGTGTGTCCTTGGCGCCACTGGCACTTTCCTGCGAGCTTCTCTTCTCCGGGGTGACAGGATGCCAAACTGTCAGGACAACTACATTGTATCTTCCGCCGCAAAAAATATAAATACATTActacatttcgaaatatgattttttggtagagggagcatacgcacccgagagccgaattgaatttctgatcTTAAGCATATATTAGCATAATGTTTCCGGCGGTCTCATGCCATGCTGCATTGCACCACAAAATGCAACAAAATGAACTTTCTTCATGTGACCGTGCCATCAGCAGCGGACCAGTGTCACACAAAGAATCTTGGGAGATTAGCGCTGTCTAAAGGTCGTGATTACTTGTCCAAATTTCTTAAAATATAGCTACTTCTTATGTATAGATAAaagctgttaagcttcatgcactaaccaactattACAAAACACCGATTTGATGGAAAGAGCAGGTGTATGGCTCTAGAGGCCAATACACAGATATGAGCAGGATAACAACAATTTATAGAACAAATTGCGAGAACCATGACTCAAATTCGAGACCCTGGCTTTGCTACCATGTTAATTttcatgcactaaccaactattccaAAAGATCGATCTGATGGAAAGACTTAGACAATCCACTTATACAGTTTAACAAAAGGCATTACacccggctttaaattaataactAGATTAAGAGTCACGGGAGGGTTTCAATTGATAACGTTATGTCGATGCATTCGTACGCAAAGGGAGTGGACCTACGAACCCTTGGCTTTGCACTAAGTGCAGGTCGTCGTGAATAGACAAGGAGAACCTCCACCAACTTCTCCAACTCATCCGGTGTCACATCACCCGACTTAGGGTTAAGCTTTGTGTAGTTACTGTATTTTGAAAGTTATGTGGTTATAACAAAGTGATGTAGCTCAAGTTATATTTGCGGGTC contains:
- the LOC124698599 gene encoding uncharacterized protein LOC124698599 translates to MASLIANISAVVTGAVQAAVASTVEMLPTDATRDAVRETAKASVAWLVAARDGAVENFPPAAEAARRAAGSAVETAEPWVDMTYKRLLGLYGRLATAPATGGRADQHVVLVGLLLVVFTVWALSCRTMKGPGLGGVRMPRAMFEASPKTYYAAVRTGRRAQRDASGAGWTLLVAAAVACGAYLAAKTLY